The genomic interval TGCGGTGGCCGCTGGCAGCATTAGTGGCTATGCCAAAGTGCAACCCAAAATTTCTGAAAGTTTAGCAGGAACCGCGATCGCTGTAGCCTTAATGCCGCCTGTTTGTGTGATCGGCCTAGGCTTAGCCCAAGGAAACTGGTCGCTTAGTTGGGGAGCCACCCTACTCTACCTAACCAACTTGCTGGGCATCACGCTCTCTTGTATGCTGACGTTTCTCCTAGCGGGCTATATGCCGTTCCACCAAGCTCGCAAAGCTTTAGGTTGGGCACTAGCGTTCACAGCCGCGTTGCTGCTGCCCTTAAGTGTGGGCTTTGCTGAACTAATCAGACAATCCCGTTTGGAAAGTAGCCTTCGCACAGCCTTAGTGAACCGAACCATTACTTTTCAACGATTAGAATTGTTAAGCATCAACACCAACTGGTTAACGAAGCCCCCGCAGGTACGGGTAACAGTGCGATCGTCAGGCCCAGTGACCGCAAAGCAAGTCCGCCTCTTAGAGGCCTTTGTCGAGCGGGAAATGGGACAACCTTTCACATTAATTTTTACGGTGAGCGAGGTCAAAGAAGTGACCCGTGACGAACCCAGGCGATCGCCTGCTCAGCCCTAAGGCGACCCAAATCTGAAGCACCAACTTCTTAATAAAAATGTGATATGGCTATCAGCCCCATGAGTCAGTGGCTAGTTATAGTGGAAGGAGCATCCTAGCTCCATGTTTATTTGGCATTGGTGTAGCAGAATTCCATTTTTTATGAACACTGAACTGCTGACTCGAAAACCTTGGTTCGCCCTCGTTCTGCTCGTTTTAGCCTACACGGTGTTAGGGTGGCATTTATCGGCTCACCACATCTTTTGGCTAGTCGGCACTTTTGTCATTGCGGTCACCTTAGTAACCGCTTGGAAAAGCCATCCAATTCTGGAATCACTGGTTTGGTTTGCGACTCAAAAATTGCTAATTGTAGTCGGCCTTAGTATGCTGTTTAGCGTTGCCGTCACTCTGGTATTGACGAAACCCATATTATTGAACCTAACGCTGCTGCCGCTGGTTTCGCTGCTATATGCAGAATTAGAAATGAGGGCCACTGGTTTTAAGCAAATAGACGTGTTCTTTTGCTCAGTCTTGATGGCTGGCCTGGGCTTGTTAGTA from Trichocoleus desertorum ATA4-8-CV12 carries:
- a CDS encoding DUF389 domain-containing protein: MFKGIRDRLNHFKARRTESLQLERLQTELLEESKLGISYLILIIGSCAIATLGLLANSTAVIIGAMIIAPLMLPIRGLAFGALKGDIHLFQEGLLAVSVGTLLAASLAWVLAMMVGLPSYGSEIISRSEPTLIDLGIAVAAGSISGYAKVQPKISESLAGTAIAVALMPPVCVIGLGLAQGNWSLSWGATLLYLTNLLGITLSCMLTFLLAGYMPFHQARKALGWALAFTAALLLPLSVGFAELIRQSRLESSLRTALVNRTITFQRLELLSINTNWLTKPPQVRVTVRSSGPVTAKQVRLLEAFVEREMGQPFTLIFTVSEVKEVTRDEPRRSPAQP